The genomic region GGGGCGCAGTGCCTCCACGGCCTCGATCGCCTGTCCGCCGGTGTGGGCCACGCCGACGACCCGGAACGGCTCGACGCGTTCGACGAACGCGCGGTGGACCCGGGCCACCATGAAGTCGTCGTCGACCACCAGGACGTCGATCGTGCCCGCCTTGTCGCGCGTTCCGGTCATGGAGCCGCTCCTTCCGTCACCGCTTCGGGGAGGTGGCTGACGGTCATGCGTGCGGTGAACACGGCCCCGTCGGGGGTGTTGGCCACCGAGATCTCTCCCCCGTGCCGTTCACAGACCAGCTTGGTCAGGGCCAGTCCGATGCCGCGCTCGCCCTCCCGCGCGGCCTTGGTGGTGAAGCCGTGGGAGAACACCTCGCGGGCCAGTTCGGGAGCCACGCCCGGCCCCGAGTCGCGGACCACGATCTCCACGCTGGAGGCGTCCTGCCGCAGCGCCACCTCGACCCACCGGTCCCCGTCGTGCGCCGCGGCGTCGACGGCGTTGTCCACGAGGTTGCCCACCACGGTCGCCACGTCGGCGGCGTCCTCCGGGGCGAGCCGCTCCAGCGCGGTGTCGTCCGAGATGCGCAGGCTGACCTTGCGTTCGGCCGCGAGGGACGCCTTCGCCATCAGCAGGGCGGCCACCGCGGTGTCCCGGACGCGGCGGCTGAGGGTGACGTCCAGGGACTGGCGGCGCTGGTTCAGCGCGCGGATGTAGCGCACGACCTCGTCCTGCTCGCCGATCTGGATCAGCCCGGAGATGGTGTGCAGCTGGTTGGCGAACTCGTGCGCCTGCGCCCGCAGCAGCTCCGAGGAACTGCGGAAGGAACCGATCTCCCGCTCCAGCCGGGCCAGTTCGGTGCGGTCGCGCAGGGTGGTGACCGAGCCGAGGAGCCGGCCGTCCTTGGTGACGGTCATCCGGTTCATCACCAGGACCCGGCCGTGGCGGACGACGACCTCGTCCCGCTTGCCGGCGGCGGTGCCGGCCAGCACGTCGCGCAGCCGTCCGTCGATGCCCAGGCCGTCCAGACTCTGGCCGACGCAGTCCTCGGGCAGGTCGAGCAGGCGGCGGCCCATGTCGTTGACGAGGGTGAGCCGGTGCTGCGGGTCCAGGGCGATGACGCCCTCGGCGATCCCGTACAGCATCGCCTCCCGGTGCTCGGCGAGTCCCGCGATCTCCCCCGGCTCCAGCCCGAGGGTCTGCCGCTTCACCCGCCGCGCGAGCAGCCAGGAGCCGGCCACGCCGAGCCCGCTGGCGATGCCCAGATAGGCGAGCAGGTACGAGGAGGCGCCGTTGAGCCGCTGCCACACCGTCGGGTCGGCCTCGCCGATCATCACTGTGCCGAGGATCCGGCCGAGGTTCTCCTCCGTGGCCCCGAGGACGGGGACCTGGGCGGCCAGCTGGCGGTTGCCGTCCAGCCTCAGCTGCCCCGACCAGCCCCGCGCCTGCTCGGCACCGCGCTCCAGGGGCAGCCGCTCGCCGACCACCGTGGGATTCGTGGAGCTGACGATCCGGCCGGAGGCGTCGGCCACCGTCACCGAGGTCACTCCGGACTGTGCCTGCGTGGCGTGCACCAGCGGGGCGAGCGTCTCCCCCGGCGCGGGACGCACCAGCTGGCTGCGCACCAGGGGGTTGGCGGCCAGCTGTTCGGCCAGCGCGCTCACCCGCCGCCCCTCGACGCGGTTGAAGGTGGCCTGCGACTGGGCGAGCGAGACCGCGGCGACCGCCAGCAGCACCACCACGACGATGGCGAGCTGGAGCACCAGCATCTCGCCCGCGAGCGAATGGCGACGAAAGGTGGCGACCACAATGAACTCAATCTTCAATGCCGACACAGGTGGGGCGGCTCGTGTGCCGAGTCGCACAATCATGACGCCGGCCAGGGAAAACCGGAAGTGAGGTGTCATGAGACGTCCCGCACGCGCCGTGCTCGGCGCCTGCGCCGCCCTGGTCCTGCTGGCGGCCGGGGGGTGCGGTGGGTGGCCGGGCGACGGGCCCGCGCGGGACCTGCGGCTCATGGTGCCCAACACCCCTGGCGGCGGCTACGACACCACGGCCCGTACCGCGGCCCGGGTCATGGAGGAGACCGGGATCGCCTCCGACGTACAGGTGTTCAATCTGCCCGGCGCCGGCGGCACGGTGGGCCTGAAGCGTCTCGCCGACGAGAAGGGCAACGGCGATCTCGCCCTCCAGATGGGCCTCGGGGTCGTGGGCGCCGCGCACGCGGCCGGGTCCGAGGTGACCGTCACCGAAACCACCCCGATCGCACGCCTCGTCGAGGAGTCCGGCGCGATCGTCGTCCGGAAGGAATCGCCGTACCGGACGATCGGCGCGCTGGTGGACGCCTGGCGCAGGGACCCGGGAAGCATCAGGGTGGGCGGCGGCTCATCCGTCGGCGGCCCCGACCACCTGTTGCCGATGCGGCTGGCGCAAACGGTCGGCATCGACCCGCGGAAGGTCGCGTACGTGCCGTACGACGGTGGGGGCGGCGACCTGCTGCCCGCGCTGCTGGAGGGCAGGGTCGACATCGCCACCAGTGGGTTCGGCGAGTTCCTCGACCAGATCCGCGGCGGCCGGCTGCGGGTCCTGGCCGTAACCGGTGAGCGACCGGTCGGTGTCCTGCCGGGTGTCCCGACCTTGAAGTCCTCGGGGATCGACCTGGTCTTCGACAACTGGCGGGGCATCGTGGCCCCGCCCGGCATCAGCGACACCGACCGGCGGCGCTGGGTGGAGGCGCTGACCGAGCTGCACGACTCCCGCCAGTGGCGGGCCGAGCTCCGCCGGCACGGCTGGAGAGACGTGTTCGAGACCGGCCGTGCCTTCGAGTCGTTTCTCGCCCGGCAGGACGAGCAGGTCGCCGGTCTCGTCCGCCGGCTCGGGCCGCGGTGACGTCAGGAGGCGTTCGGGCCGGGTCCGATGCCCCGCAACTGCCGGATCGTGCCGCCGAGTTTCGCGCGGAGGGGCTCCAGCGTCTCCGGCTTGGCGCTGACCACCCAGCGCATGCCGACGAGGTACGTGCCCCCGTACACGCCGGCCGACTCCAGCCAGGTCTCCTTGAGCTTCTCCTCGGGGAAGGTGGTGATGAGGTAGTCCCCCTTCTCGGTGTGGCACACGCCCTCGCGCAACTCGTCGGCCTCCGTGCGGATCTTCACCTCGCAGCCGGTCAGGCCGGCGATCACCTCCACCTTCGCCGGCGCGACGACTCCGGCGGGGGGAGCGGCGGACCCGCTCGGCGTCGCCGTCCTGCCGGCGGCGGCCGGCGTGGCGTCGTCACCGCCACCGCAGGCGGTGACCAGGGGGAGCACGACCAGCGCGACGGCCGGCGCGGCGGCGCGCAGCCGTGGGGAGCGGGACAGGGGCCGGCGGTTGGATCGTGCGTGCGGTTGCTGCTGGGACACGTCGCCTCTCCGGATGCGGACTGTCCTGCCCTCGCGGGCAGGAGTACTCGTCAGGGGTACGGATGCGCGCCCGGAGCCGTTCACCCAGGTCGGGGCGTGTTACGCGGCCGCCCCGTCCACGGCCGTGCTCTGCGTCCCGCCGAACTGGGTCCGGTACAGCTCCGCGTACCGCCCTCCCGCCGCCAGGAGTTCCTCGTGCGTGCCGCTTTCCACGATCCGGCCGGCCTCGACGACCAGGATCTGGTCGGCGGTGCGGACCGTGGAGAGCCGGTGGGCGATCACGACCGCCGTGCGGCCTTCGAGGGCTTCGGCGAGCGCTTCCTGGACGGCGGCCTCGGAGGTGTTGTCGAGGTGGGCGGTGGCCTCGTCGAGGATGACGACGCGCTGCCGGGCCAGCAGCAGCCGGGCGATGGTCATGCGCTGGCGTTCCCCGCCGGAGAGCCGGTAGCCACGTTCGCCGACCACCGTGTCGAGTCCGTCGGGCAAGGACCGTACGAGGTCGTCGAGACGGGCCCGCCGCAGGGCGTCCCACAGATCGCTCTCCGTGGCCGTGGGGCGGGCCAGCAGGAGGTTGGCGCGGACGGTGTCGTGGAAGAGGTGCCCGTCCTGGGTGACCATGCCGAGGGTCTCCCGCAGGGACCGCGCGCTCAGGTCGCGGACGTCGACGCCGCCGACGCGGACGGCGCCCTCGTCGACGTCGTACAGGCGCGGCAGCAGTTGCGCGACGGTCGACTTGCCCGCACCCGAGGAGCCGACGAGCGCCACGGTCTGCCCCGGTTCGGCGCGGAAGGAGATCCCGTGCAGGACCTCGTCACCGCCCCGCCCGTCGAGCGTGGCGACCTCCTCCAGGGAGGCCAGGGAGACCTTGTCGGCGGACGGGTAGCCGAAGCGGACGTGGTCGAACTCGACGGCCACGGGCCCGTCGGGCACCCGGCGCGCGTCCGGCTTCTCCTCGATGAGCGGCTTCAGGTCGAGCACCTCGAAGACCCGCTCGAAGCTGACGAGGGCGCTCATCACCTCGACCCGCGCCCCGGCGAGCGCGGTCAGCGGCGCGTACAGCCGGGTGAGGAGCAGCGCCAGCGACACGACCGCGCCGGGCTCCAGCGTGCCGCGCAGGGCGAGGGTGCCGCCGAGTCCGTAGACCAGGGCCAGGGCGAGGGCGGAGACCAGGGTGAGGGCGGTGATGAACGCGGCCTGGGCCGTCGCCGTCCGGACGCCGATGTCCGCGACCCGGCGGGCGCGTTCGGCGAACTCCGCCGACTCCTCCTCGGGGCGCCCGAAGAGCTTGACCAGGGTGGCGCCGGGTGCGGAGAAGCGCTCGGTCATGCGGGTGCCCATCGCCGCGTTCAGCGTCGCCGCCTCCCGCTGCATGCGCGCCATACGGCTGCCCATGCGCCGCGCGGGGATGACGAACACCGGCAGCAGCACCAGCGCCAGCAGGGTGATCTGCCAGGACAGCGTGAGCATCACGGCGAGGGTGAGCAGCAGCGTGACGAGGTTGCTGACCACTCCGGACAGGGTGTTGCTGAACGCGCGCTGGGCGCCGATGACGTCGTTGTTGAGTCGGGAGACGAGGGCGCCCGTACGAGTGCGTGTGAAGAACGCCACCGGCATGCGCTGCACATGGTCGAAGACGGCGGTCCGCAGATCGAGGATGAGGTGCTCGCCGAGCGTCGCCGACAGCCGCCGGCCGAGGATGCCGAGCGCCGCCTCCGCCACCGCGATCAGCGCGATGAGCAGGGACAGGCGTACGACGGTGCCCTCGGTGCCGTCCGAGACGATCGCGTCGACGACGCTCCCGGCCAGGACGGGGGTCGCCACGGCGAGCAGGGCGGTCCCCACGCCCAGCAGGACGAAGAAGGCGATGCGGCGCCGGTGCGGGCGGGCGAACACGCCGATGCGGCGCAGGGTGGCGCGGGCGAGGGGGCGGCGTTCCTCCTGGGCGTTCATGACGCTGTGCAGTTGTGTCCACGCTGTGGTCTCCATACTCATGGGAAGGACCGTAGAACCTCAAGCAATCTTGAGGTCAAGGCGCTCGCACATCGCCCCGACATCCCGCACAATCGGCCCGATCCCCCTCTTCCCGTCCCCCCGCAAAGGCCCCGATGACGCTCTCCTCCCAGCCGCTCCCCGTACGTAAGACGCCGTCCGCCCGTCCGCAACCCGCCGTTGGCGGGGCGTGGGAAGCCTCTGCGGACGTGACAGCGGTACAACTCCCCGAAGTCCGCCCGGGACGACTTCCCCGTCGCGTCCCGGTCCGCCGCCTGCGTCAGATCCTGTGTCTGCTTCCGCTCCTGCTGGTCACCGTGGTCGCGGTGCGACACCGGTCGGTACTCGCCGAGGGTTTCGCGCATCTGGGCAACGCCGAATTTCCGTGGCTGCTGGCCGCGGCCGGCACGACCTGTCTCACCTGGGTGGCCGCCGCCTGCACCCGGCAGGGCGCGGTCGTCGAGCGGCTGCCCCGACGGCGGCTGCTGGCCACGCAGTTCGCGGCGGGCGCGGCCAACCACCTGCTGCCGACCGGGCTGGGCGCGAGCGCGGTCAACCTGCGGTTCATGACGGTGTGCGGGCTGCCGCTCGCCCGTTCGTCGGCGGCTCTCGCGCTGTATCTGCTGGCGGAGAGCGTCGGCCGGGTGGCCCTGCTGGGTGCCCTGCTCGTCGCGTTCCCCGGCGCGCTGCGGCTCGGCACGCTGGTCCCGGAGACGGCGTTCGGCCCGCTGCTGGCCGGTGCCGGTGTGGTGCTCGTCATCGCGGTGGCCGTGCCGGTCCTGGTCCCGCGGGTGCGCTCGGCCGTGCTGTCCTTCCTGCGGACGGCGCTCGGCGAGGCCCGCTCGGTGCACACCCGCCCGGCCCGGGCCCTGGCCCTGTGGGGCGGGGCCTTCGCCTTCCCCGCGTTGCAGGCGGCCGTACTGGTACTGGTGGGCCAGGCGATGGGCCTGGACGTGCCGCCCGCGCACATGGCGGTGGCCTACCTCGCGGCGACGGTCGCCGTCGCGCTGGTCC from Streptomyces chartreusis NRRL 3882 harbors:
- a CDS encoding ABC transporter ATP-binding protein; this encodes METTAWTQLHSVMNAQEERRPLARATLRRIGVFARPHRRRIAFFVLLGVGTALLAVATPVLAGSVVDAIVSDGTEGTVVRLSLLIALIAVAEAALGILGRRLSATLGEHLILDLRTAVFDHVQRMPVAFFTRTRTGALVSRLNNDVIGAQRAFSNTLSGVVSNLVTLLLTLAVMLTLSWQITLLALVLLPVFVIPARRMGSRMARMQREAATLNAAMGTRMTERFSAPGATLVKLFGRPEEESAEFAERARRVADIGVRTATAQAAFITALTLVSALALALVYGLGGTLALRGTLEPGAVVSLALLLTRLYAPLTALAGARVEVMSALVSFERVFEVLDLKPLIEEKPDARRVPDGPVAVEFDHVRFGYPSADKVSLASLEEVATLDGRGGDEVLHGISFRAEPGQTVALVGSSGAGKSTVAQLLPRLYDVDEGAVRVGGVDVRDLSARSLRETLGMVTQDGHLFHDTVRANLLLARPTATESDLWDALRRARLDDLVRSLPDGLDTVVGERGYRLSGGERQRMTIARLLLARQRVVILDEATAHLDNTSEAAVQEALAEALEGRTAVVIAHRLSTVRTADQILVVEAGRIVESGTHEELLAAGGRYAELYRTQFGGTQSTAVDGAAA
- a CDS encoding sensor histidine kinase — translated: MVATFRRHSLAGEMLVLQLAIVVVVLLAVAAVSLAQSQATFNRVEGRRVSALAEQLAANPLVRSQLVRPAPGETLAPLVHATQAQSGVTSVTVADASGRIVSSTNPTVVGERLPLERGAEQARGWSGQLRLDGNRQLAAQVPVLGATEENLGRILGTVMIGEADPTVWQRLNGASSYLLAYLGIASGLGVAGSWLLARRVKRQTLGLEPGEIAGLAEHREAMLYGIAEGVIALDPQHRLTLVNDMGRRLLDLPEDCVGQSLDGLGIDGRLRDVLAGTAAGKRDEVVVRHGRVLVMNRMTVTKDGRLLGSVTTLRDRTELARLEREIGSFRSSSELLRAQAHEFANQLHTISGLIQIGEQDEVVRYIRALNQRRQSLDVTLSRRVRDTAVAALLMAKASLAAERKVSLRISDDTALERLAPEDAADVATVVGNLVDNAVDAAAHDGDRWVEVALRQDASSVEIVVRDSGPGVAPELAREVFSHGFTTKAAREGERGIGLALTKLVCERHGGEISVANTPDGAVFTARMTVSHLPEAVTEGAAP
- a CDS encoding lysylphosphatidylglycerol synthase transmembrane domain-containing protein, with translation MTAVQLPEVRPGRLPRRVPVRRLRQILCLLPLLLVTVVAVRHRSVLAEGFAHLGNAEFPWLLAAAGTTCLTWVAAACTRQGAVVERLPRRRLLATQFAAGAANHLLPTGLGASAVNLRFMTVCGLPLARSSAALALYLLAESVGRVALLGALLVAFPGALRLGTLVPETAFGPLLAGAGVVLVIAVAVPVLVPRVRSAVLSFLRTALGEARSVHTRPARALALWGGAFAFPALQAAVLVLVGQAMGLDVPPAHMAVAYLAATVAVALVPTPGGIGSVEAALVVALVAAGGPAAVATAVVLAFRVITVWLPLLPGALTLGALVRLKVI
- a CDS encoding Bug family tripartite tricarboxylate transporter substrate binding protein, giving the protein MRRPARAVLGACAALVLLAAGGCGGWPGDGPARDLRLMVPNTPGGGYDTTARTAARVMEETGIASDVQVFNLPGAGGTVGLKRLADEKGNGDLALQMGLGVVGAAHAAGSEVTVTETTPIARLVEESGAIVVRKESPYRTIGALVDAWRRDPGSIRVGGGSSVGGPDHLLPMRLAQTVGIDPRKVAYVPYDGGGGDLLPALLEGRVDIATSGFGEFLDQIRGGRLRVLAVTGERPVGVLPGVPTLKSSGIDLVFDNWRGIVAPPGISDTDRRRWVEALTELHDSRQWRAELRRHGWRDVFETGRAFESFLARQDEQVAGLVRRLGPR